A region of Streptomyces cinnamoneus DNA encodes the following proteins:
- a CDS encoding DUF4232 domain-containing protein codes for MRSVLLTPPVLLVGVLLLTACGPQQSDSRSDRPARVKGDGSSCEESPSGAAAGSGAAVPPGDASGLEKDGVKIVGLSRGGRSCAEFEVTNHQTEPFSYTITFAFLSGSGEALENPGQTVASVMPGETLRRTVTMSRPPSSVRGGAARVRIAKVRSVPTSEAPSPGGPCPPSGLRVYTDDGDAAMGLRAVGLHLENCGTRADRLDGYPQLQLLDEDHRPVDSVKVLQGGDSIATGTGADGVPQPLTLQPGERARATLVWRNTVEAGVGDPVHAPYVRAWAKPDAVPVTVTPELDLGTTGKLGVGPWKKDDTNAPGQGGTAGAHSPEAPSGSARPVRP; via the coding sequence ATGCGCAGCGTCCTCCTCACCCCTCCCGTCCTCCTCGTCGGTGTCCTGCTGCTCACGGCCTGCGGACCACAGCAGTCCGACTCACGGAGCGACCGCCCGGCGCGAGTGAAGGGCGACGGTTCCTCCTGCGAGGAGTCGCCCTCCGGCGCGGCGGCCGGGTCCGGTGCAGCGGTTCCGCCGGGGGATGCGTCCGGCCTGGAGAAGGACGGAGTCAAGATCGTCGGACTGAGCCGGGGCGGCCGGAGCTGCGCCGAGTTCGAGGTCACCAATCACCAGACCGAGCCCTTCAGCTACACGATCACTTTCGCCTTCCTGTCCGGTTCCGGGGAAGCGCTGGAGAATCCGGGGCAGACCGTGGCCTCCGTCATGCCCGGTGAGACCCTCAGACGCACCGTCACCATGAGCCGGCCTCCGTCCAGCGTGCGAGGCGGAGCAGCACGCGTGCGGATCGCCAAGGTGAGGAGCGTGCCCACCAGCGAAGCGCCCTCCCCGGGAGGTCCCTGCCCGCCCTCGGGACTTCGTGTGTACACCGATGACGGCGACGCCGCCATGGGGCTCCGCGCCGTAGGGCTCCACCTGGAGAACTGCGGCACCCGCGCCGACCGGCTCGACGGCTACCCCCAGCTTCAGCTCCTCGACGAGGACCACAGACCCGTCGACAGCGTGAAGGTCCTCCAAGGCGGCGACTCCATCGCCACCGGCACCGGAGCCGACGGCGTGCCCCAGCCGCTGACCTTGCAACCCGGCGAACGGGCCCGCGCCACCCTCGTCTGGCGGAACACCGTCGAAGCCGGAGTCGGCGACCCCGTGCACGCCCCCTACGTGAGGGCGTGGGCGAAGCCGGACGCCGTCCCGGTGACGGTGACCCCGGAACTGGACCTGGGCACGACGGGAAAGCTCGGTGTCGGCCCCTGGAAGAAGGACGACACGAACGCCCCGGGCCAGGGCGGCACGGCTGGCGCGCACTCCCCCGAAGCGCCGTCCGGGTCCGCTCGGCCCGTACGACCCTGA
- a CDS encoding class I SAM-dependent methyltransferase, with protein sequence MTHCPGAAPLPMPPAVQETYGPADLGATPLFGGGFINFGHWQGIDLGPVLTEEDRIRSQRALYRHVLAALAPTEGLRAVEVGCGLGTGCAMALEEYGFAQVTGMDIHPQQLDRARRAQAALLADQADRLRFVQGAAESMPYGDAEFDRVYSVEAAQHFRDLDAFARETARVLKPGGRAAVTSFFVPDADPARPGQLAALLHTFATGLDVAHSIPELTGSLERSGLTDIRVTSIGAAVWHGWDRWLSTMWQPGTWPRNFLRAYDDGILDYFTVTAARPGA encoded by the coding sequence ATGACGCACTGCCCGGGGGCGGCCCCGCTCCCCATGCCGCCGGCGGTCCAGGAGACGTACGGGCCGGCCGACCTCGGCGCCACGCCCCTGTTCGGCGGGGGATTCATCAACTTCGGCCACTGGCAGGGCATCGACCTGGGCCCCGTCCTGACCGAGGAAGACCGGATCCGCAGCCAGCGGGCCCTGTACCGACACGTGCTCGCCGCCTTGGCGCCCACCGAGGGGCTGCGCGCCGTGGAGGTCGGCTGCGGGCTGGGCACGGGCTGCGCCATGGCGCTTGAGGAGTACGGCTTCGCGCAGGTCACCGGGATGGACATCCACCCGCAGCAGCTCGACCGGGCACGCCGCGCCCAGGCGGCCCTGCTGGCCGATCAGGCCGATCGGCTGCGCTTCGTCCAGGGCGCGGCGGAGAGCATGCCGTACGGCGACGCCGAGTTCGACCGCGTGTACAGCGTCGAAGCCGCCCAGCACTTCCGCGACCTGGACGCGTTCGCGAGGGAGACCGCCCGCGTCCTGAAGCCCGGCGGCCGTGCCGCCGTCACCAGCTTCTTCGTGCCCGACGCCGATCCGGCCCGGCCCGGCCAGCTGGCCGCCCTGCTCCACACCTTCGCCACCGGCCTGGACGTCGCCCACAGCATCCCGGAACTGACGGGGAGCCTTGAACGGTCCGGCCTGACCGACATCCGCGTCACGTCGATCGGCGCGGCGGTGTGGCACGGCTGGGACCGCTGGCTTTCGACCATGTGGCAGCCGGGCACGTGGCCCCGCAACTTCCTGCGGGCCTACGACGACGGCATCCTCGACTACTTCACGGTCACCGCCGCCCGCCCCGGGGCCTGA
- a CDS encoding pyridoxamine 5'-phosphate oxidase family protein, giving the protein MLPAMPRPDRERFLAEPRVGVLGVTDSRGGDRAPLIVPVWYAYEPGGEVVVEMGRETIKAQLLRAAGRFSLCVQDEGRPYRYVSVEGPVTAIEDPVDPAVREALAQRYLDPEEARGYLAATSDQLKDDVVFRMRPQHWRSADFAAFAADFAEGGAGEGGGTD; this is encoded by the coding sequence ATGCTGCCCGCCATGCCGCGCCCCGACCGTGAACGCTTCCTCGCCGAACCGCGCGTCGGAGTCCTGGGCGTCACCGACTCCAGGGGCGGCGACCGGGCGCCCCTGATCGTGCCGGTCTGGTACGCCTACGAGCCCGGCGGCGAGGTCGTCGTCGAGATGGGCCGGGAGACCATCAAGGCACAGCTCCTGCGCGCCGCCGGGCGGTTCAGCCTCTGCGTGCAGGACGAGGGGCGGCCCTACCGGTACGTCAGCGTCGAGGGGCCCGTCACGGCGATCGAGGACCCGGTGGACCCGGCCGTGCGCGAGGCCCTGGCCCAGCGGTACCTGGACCCCGAGGAGGCGCGCGGGTATCTGGCCGCGACCTCGGACCAGCTCAAGGACGACGTCGTCTTCCGCATGCGGCCGCAGCACTGGCGCAGCGCCGACTTCGCCGCCTTCGCGGCGGACTTCGCCGAGGGCGGCGCCGGCGAGGGCGGCGGCACGGACTGA
- a CDS encoding amino acid adenylation domain-containing protein yields the protein MTDIYVPSRPLPRPQAQVAGTPVPGYPRDGLIPELFEAQAAARPHAPAARHGERTVTYGRLDAHADALAARLIAHGVRPGDLIGVCGSRSLEALVALLGILKAGCAYVPLDEDLPPARLRAMAEDAGLRAAVTLPGSTRRMRGLRASVAVGSLDEPVDGRVDGPLAEAAGDAPAPSAGARTGSSRTGSATDCAYVVFTSGTTGRPKPVAIPHRGVVSLVLSDPELPSPAPGDGVLHAYGLSSDASTIEIWGALLTGACLVIADREELLSPTALEGLFHAGGVTVAYLTTSVFHLVARTRPEALAALRFVSAGGEAMDPRLANAVLAACPGTTVVNFYGPTENAVVSTAHVLSPLPEDAAHVPLGRPFGASTCHVLRADGSVAGPGEEGELYVGGDGLALGYLGDPKLTAERFLPLPAVEPGGPLYRTGDRAVRHADGLLEYRGRLDRQVKLRGARVELDEVEARLRAHPEVGEAVVEVDAGSLTAYVTAAAPGGLLPLPALRAYCAEWLPPQAVPTLVPLDHFPVTSGGKVDRTRLKSAAPRPGPDSAAVAARDADEPKAEGLLGVLTEVWQRVLRVRPAPQDDFFLLGGDSLLASEAVTRTLAVLGLDAALGSTLIRALLAAPTLEGFTAAVREARGGLGGAAGGQPAVDFDRETDLGFALPPAEGPAPRPHEPKDVLLTGASGFVGAFLLHRLLRSTAARVHCPVRATSPAHAAQRVRTALARYGLRLDEADCQRVECFPGDLTQPRLGLDAGHAGELARRLDLVVHNGAHVNFLYPYEQLRPANVDGTREVVRIAAPRRVPVHFVSTVAVVAGFGTAGVREVDEDLPLSHADGLTMGYAESKWVAEGVLRRAAEQGLPVAVYRPYEVTGDGVHGTCNTETAICSLFKTIAETGLAPGIDLPMDFVPVDHLAESVVHIATHQPADGRVYHLTNPRPAMLTDVLDRMRAAGFTLRTLPYDQWVGELVRHVAEHPTSATAPFVSLCVDRSRNADMSVKEMYLQGTFPVLGRRNAEKALAGSGLHCPPVDAALLDRYLEYFFTSGYIARPASAPASPAAGSEHSA from the coding sequence ATGACCGACATCTACGTTCCGTCACGCCCGTTGCCCCGGCCTCAGGCCCAGGTCGCCGGCACGCCCGTGCCCGGGTACCCCCGGGACGGCCTCATCCCTGAGCTGTTCGAGGCCCAGGCCGCCGCACGGCCCCACGCCCCGGCGGCCCGGCACGGCGAGCGCACCGTGACCTACGGGCGACTCGACGCCCACGCCGACGCCTTGGCGGCACGCCTGATCGCCCACGGCGTCCGGCCGGGCGATCTGATAGGCGTGTGCGGCAGCCGCTCGCTGGAGGCGCTGGTGGCGCTGCTCGGCATCCTCAAGGCCGGCTGCGCGTACGTACCGCTCGACGAGGACCTTCCACCGGCCCGGTTGCGGGCCATGGCCGAGGACGCGGGACTGCGTGCCGCGGTCACCTTGCCGGGCAGTACGCGCCGAATGCGCGGTCTACGCGCGTCGGTCGCGGTCGGCTCCCTCGACGAGCCTGTCGACGGGCGCGTCGACGGGCCCCTCGCCGAGGCCGCCGGTGACGCCCCGGCACCGTCCGCCGGCGCCCGTACCGGATCCTCCCGTACCGGCTCCGCCACCGACTGCGCCTACGTCGTCTTCACCTCCGGTACGACCGGCCGCCCCAAGCCGGTCGCGATACCCCACCGGGGCGTGGTCAGCCTCGTGCTGTCCGACCCCGAGCTTCCCTCGCCCGCGCCGGGTGACGGGGTCCTGCACGCCTATGGCCTGTCCTCCGACGCCTCGACGATCGAGATCTGGGGCGCGCTGCTCACCGGCGCCTGCCTGGTGATCGCCGACCGGGAGGAACTGCTCTCGCCCACCGCTCTCGAGGGGCTGTTCCATGCCGGCGGCGTCACCGTGGCCTATCTGACGACGAGCGTCTTCCACCTCGTCGCCCGGACCCGTCCCGAGGCCCTGGCCGCGCTGCGCTTCGTCTCCGCCGGCGGGGAGGCGATGGATCCGCGCCTCGCGAACGCCGTCCTCGCGGCCTGCCCCGGCACCACGGTGGTCAACTTCTACGGTCCGACCGAGAACGCCGTGGTCTCCACCGCCCACGTGCTGAGCCCCCTTCCCGAAGACGCCGCGCACGTCCCCCTGGGCCGTCCCTTCGGCGCCTCCACCTGCCACGTCCTGCGGGCCGACGGCTCGGTCGCCGGGCCGGGCGAGGAAGGGGAGCTGTACGTCGGCGGCGACGGGCTGGCCCTGGGCTACCTCGGCGACCCGAAACTGACCGCCGAGCGGTTCCTCCCGCTGCCCGCGGTGGAGCCGGGCGGCCCGCTGTACCGGACCGGCGACCGGGCCGTACGGCACGCCGACGGCCTGCTGGAGTACCGCGGGCGCCTCGACCGCCAGGTCAAGCTGCGCGGCGCACGCGTCGAACTCGACGAGGTGGAGGCCCGATTACGGGCCCACCCCGAGGTCGGCGAAGCCGTCGTCGAGGTCGATGCGGGCTCCCTGACCGCCTACGTCACGGCCGCCGCGCCCGGAGGTCTTCTGCCCCTGCCCGCCCTGCGCGCGTACTGCGCCGAGTGGCTGCCCCCGCAGGCCGTCCCGACGCTGGTACCCCTGGACCACTTCCCGGTGACCAGCGGCGGCAAGGTCGACCGCACCCGCCTGAAGTCCGCCGCGCCACGGCCCGGCCCGGACAGCGCCGCGGTGGCCGCGCGGGACGCGGACGAGCCGAAGGCCGAGGGCCTGCTCGGGGTCCTCACCGAGGTGTGGCAGCGGGTGCTGCGCGTACGCCCCGCGCCCCAGGACGACTTCTTCCTCCTCGGCGGCGACTCCCTGCTCGCCTCGGAGGCCGTCACCCGCACCCTCGCCGTGCTCGGCCTCGACGCCGCCCTGGGCTCCACCCTCATCAGGGCCCTGCTGGCCGCGCCCACGCTGGAGGGCTTCACCGCCGCCGTCCGCGAGGCGCGGGGCGGCCTCGGCGGAGCGGCCGGCGGGCAACCCGCCGTCGACTTCGACCGCGAGACCGACCTCGGCTTCGCCCTCCCGCCCGCCGAAGGCCCGGCACCGCGCCCGCACGAACCGAAAGACGTCCTGCTCACGGGCGCGTCGGGGTTCGTCGGCGCGTTCCTGCTGCACCGTCTGCTGCGCTCGACGGCCGCCCGCGTCCACTGCCCCGTACGGGCGACGAGCCCGGCGCACGCCGCGCAGCGGGTCCGCACCGCGCTCGCCCGTTACGGGCTGCGGCTCGACGAGGCCGACTGTCAGCGCGTGGAGTGCTTCCCCGGCGATCTGACCCAGCCCCGCCTGGGGCTCGACGCCGGCCACGCCGGGGAACTGGCCCGCCGCCTGGACCTCGTCGTGCACAACGGCGCCCACGTCAACTTCCTCTACCCCTACGAGCAGTTGCGCCCGGCGAACGTCGACGGGACCCGCGAGGTCGTCCGGATCGCGGCGCCCCGCCGGGTGCCGGTGCACTTCGTGTCGACCGTCGCCGTCGTCGCCGGATTCGGCACCGCCGGGGTGCGTGAGGTGGACGAGGACCTGCCGCTGTCCCACGCCGACGGGCTGACCATGGGGTACGCCGAGAGCAAGTGGGTCGCCGAAGGCGTGCTGCGGCGGGCGGCCGAGCAGGGCCTTCCGGTGGCCGTGTACCGGCCGTACGAGGTGACGGGCGACGGGGTGCACGGCACGTGCAACACCGAGACGGCCATCTGCTCGCTGTTCAAGACGATCGCCGAGACGGGGCTGGCCCCCGGCATCGACCTGCCCATGGACTTCGTCCCCGTCGACCACCTCGCCGAGTCCGTGGTGCACATCGCCACGCACCAGCCGGCCGACGGCCGGGTCTACCACCTCACCAACCCCCGCCCGGCGATGCTGACGGACGTCCTGGACCGGATGCGCGCGGCGGGCTTCACCCTCCGCACGCTGCCGTACGACCAGTGGGTCGGCGAGCTGGTGCGCCACGTCGCCGAGCACCCGACGAGCGCCACCGCGCCGTTCGTCTCCCTGTGCGTGGACCGCAGCCGCAACGCCGACATGTCCGTCAAGGAGATGTACCTCCAGGGCACCTTCCCGGTCCTGGGGCGGCGCAACGCCGAGAAGGCGCTGGCCGGCAGCGGGCTGCACTGTCCACCGGTCGACGCCGCACTGCTGGACCGATACCTGGAGTACTTCTTCACCTCCGGCTACATCGCGCGCCCCGCCTCCGCGCCGGCCTCGCCCGCGGCAGGATCGGAGCACAGCGCATGA
- a CDS encoding cytochrome P450 family protein yields the protein MSHPDALIPVPEVEPGTAGPPCAYARLRAEAPVVKAQLPNGETGWLLSRYEDVRAAFADPRLVRPLLSAWPPREGDDAPPPCLPTFLEMTGEHHERVRRTVLPMFGRRRLEFMEPRIRAMAGELVDAMVAGAEDGTADLVAAYAEPLPLRVLCETVGLPYEDRDVYLPHTLALLGAAGLTMEEVLAALYALQDYAGELISRKEKEDGEGEDYIRLLLAEARRPGSELTRDDVVSFVVTMLMAGYKTNIQHTGNALLALLTHPEQMRTLREAPERTSTAVEELLRYVPLMNAINILVATEDFTLHGQRIRAGDAVVPVPASANRDPEAFAEPDRLDLTRTPNAHVAFGHGPHACTGGHLTRMQLAIAIQVLLERLPGVELAVPAKTIPWDESTPLRAPARLPVRW from the coding sequence ATGAGCCACCCCGACGCCCTCATCCCGGTCCCCGAAGTCGAGCCCGGCACCGCCGGACCGCCGTGCGCCTACGCCCGCCTGCGGGCCGAAGCACCCGTCGTCAAGGCACAGCTTCCCAACGGCGAGACGGGCTGGCTGCTCAGCCGCTACGAGGACGTGCGCGCCGCGTTCGCCGACCCCCGGCTCGTACGGCCCCTGCTGTCGGCCTGGCCGCCCCGCGAGGGGGACGACGCCCCGCCGCCGTGCCTGCCGACCTTCCTGGAGATGACCGGCGAGCACCACGAGCGCGTCCGCCGCACCGTCCTGCCCATGTTCGGCCGGCGCCGCCTGGAGTTCATGGAGCCCCGGATCCGCGCGATGGCCGGTGAGCTCGTCGACGCGATGGTGGCCGGGGCCGAGGACGGCACGGCGGACCTCGTCGCCGCCTACGCCGAGCCGCTGCCCCTGCGGGTGCTGTGCGAGACCGTGGGCCTGCCGTACGAGGACCGCGACGTCTACCTCCCGCACACCCTCGCCCTCCTCGGCGCGGCCGGGCTGACGATGGAGGAGGTGCTCGCGGCCCTGTACGCGCTGCAGGACTACGCCGGCGAGCTCATCTCCCGCAAGGAGAAGGAGGACGGCGAGGGCGAGGACTACATCCGGCTGCTGCTGGCGGAGGCCCGCCGGCCGGGCAGCGAGCTGACCCGGGACGACGTCGTCAGCTTCGTCGTCACCATGCTCATGGCCGGCTACAAGACCAACATCCAGCACACGGGCAACGCGCTGCTCGCACTGCTCACGCACCCCGAGCAGATGCGGACGCTGCGCGAGGCGCCCGAGAGGACCTCCACCGCGGTGGAGGAACTGCTGCGGTACGTGCCGCTGATGAACGCCATCAACATTCTCGTGGCGACGGAGGACTTCACCCTGCACGGGCAGCGGATCCGTGCCGGCGACGCGGTCGTCCCCGTGCCGGCGTCCGCCAACCGCGACCCCGAGGCGTTCGCCGAGCCCGACCGCCTCGATCTGACCCGGACCCCCAACGCGCACGTCGCGTTCGGGCACGGCCCCCATGCGTGCACCGGCGGGCATCTGACCCGCATGCAGCTCGCCATCGCGATCCAGGTGCTGCTGGAGCGGCTCCCCGGCGTCGAACTGGCCGTTCCGGCCAAGACCATCCCCTGGGACGAGTCCACTCCGCTGCGCGCACCGGCCCGGCTCCCGGTGCGCTGGTGA
- a CDS encoding cytochrome P450 produces the protein MTAPHAPASEEAPHDQPLPHYPFSTRGDRLAPELGELRSRCPVARVSTNSGDQAWLVTGYELTQHVLRDRSFARSVLAEADSPGQDAPILAPELLDAMNHLQKAGLREEVLKALGRDQPELPADWVAAVTGEGLDAMVREGGPGDLQHHFAEWVAAQCMCRLLGLPFEDREWLAVRADLDLTMVTPTHEELARNWEEIRVYMDEHMAARRPGEPRGLADRLADLNAAHQGLTDQQLSNIVSVLFVSGYEDFASFLGVAAFNLLQHPEVMSAVRARPETMPQCVEELLRCSVVLGNAIPRFVTKETELGSAQVKEGDMILLSLDAVNYDSAAFSDPETFDPARSPNPHLRFGYGRHHCPGAHLVRRQSDVAFRVLLDRLPGIRLAVPPAEVPWHPNRMAIMPAGIPVTW, from the coding sequence GTGACCGCACCGCACGCACCCGCGTCCGAGGAAGCACCGCACGACCAGCCCCTCCCGCACTACCCCTTCAGCACCCGGGGCGACCGGCTCGCCCCCGAGCTCGGCGAACTGCGCAGCCGCTGCCCCGTCGCCCGGGTCAGCACCAACTCCGGCGACCAGGCATGGCTGGTGACCGGCTACGAGCTCACGCAGCACGTGCTGCGGGACCGCTCCTTCGCCCGCTCCGTGCTGGCCGAGGCGGACAGCCCGGGTCAGGACGCCCCGATCCTCGCGCCCGAACTCCTCGACGCCATGAACCACCTCCAGAAGGCCGGGCTGCGCGAGGAGGTGCTCAAGGCCCTCGGCCGGGACCAGCCCGAACTGCCCGCCGACTGGGTCGCGGCCGTCACCGGCGAGGGCCTGGACGCGATGGTCCGGGAAGGCGGCCCCGGCGACCTCCAGCACCACTTCGCGGAGTGGGTCGCCGCCCAGTGCATGTGCCGGCTCCTCGGCCTGCCCTTCGAAGACCGGGAGTGGCTCGCCGTACGGGCCGACCTGGACCTGACCATGGTCACACCCACCCATGAGGAACTCGCCCGCAACTGGGAGGAGATCCGGGTGTACATGGACGAGCACATGGCCGCCCGCCGCCCCGGCGAGCCGCGCGGGCTCGCGGACCGCCTCGCCGATCTCAACGCCGCCCACCAGGGGCTGACGGACCAACAGCTGTCGAACATCGTGTCCGTCCTCTTCGTCAGCGGTTACGAGGACTTCGCGAGCTTCCTGGGCGTCGCGGCCTTCAACCTGCTCCAGCACCCCGAGGTGATGAGCGCGGTGCGCGCCCGGCCGGAGACGATGCCGCAGTGCGTGGAAGAGCTGCTGCGGTGCAGCGTCGTCCTGGGCAACGCGATCCCCCGCTTCGTCACCAAGGAGACGGAGTTGGGGTCGGCCCAGGTGAAGGAGGGTGACATGATCCTGCTCTCCCTGGACGCGGTCAACTACGACTCCGCCGCGTTCTCCGACCCGGAGACCTTCGACCCTGCCCGCTCCCCCAACCCGCACCTGCGCTTCGGTTACGGCCGTCACCACTGCCCCGGTGCCCACCTGGTCCGCCGCCAGTCCGACGTCGCCTTCCGCGTCCTGCTCGACCGCCTGCCCGGCATCCGTCTGGCCGTGCCGCCGGCGGAGGTCCCCTGGCACCCGAACCGCATGGCCATCATGCCGGCCGGGATTCCCGTGACCTGGTGA
- a CDS encoding AAA family ATPase encodes MLTTLAVENYRSLRRLIVPLGRLNVITGANGSGKSSLYRALRLLADSARGGAVAALAREGGLPSTLWAGTKRGAGKSPAASLRLGFAGDEFGYAVDFGHPVPTSGLGGAPSMFARDPEIKRECTWAGPVLRPSALLSDRSGPAVRTRTADGSWHQSVNALRPYDSMLGELADPRLAPDLLRLREHMRSWRFYDHVRTDAQAPARSARTGTRTPVLGHDGADLAAALQTIRETGDPGALDAAVDAAFPASSVEITSEAGRFELWLRQPGLLRPLSVAELSDGTLRYLLWSAALLTPRPPALLVLNEPESSLHPDLLPPLADLILTAARDTQIVVVTHAPDLVDALTGAAPDHRLDVNAVTLVKDSLGQTDVAGRDSMLDEPLWHWPKR; translated from the coding sequence ATGCTCACCACCCTCGCCGTCGAGAACTACCGCTCCCTGCGCCGCCTGATCGTCCCGCTGGGCCGGCTCAACGTGATCACCGGCGCCAACGGCTCGGGCAAGTCCAGCCTCTACCGGGCCCTGCGCCTGCTGGCCGACTCGGCCAGGGGCGGCGCCGTCGCTGCGCTGGCGCGCGAGGGCGGTCTGCCGTCGACCCTGTGGGCGGGGACGAAACGCGGCGCCGGCAAGTCCCCGGCCGCCAGTCTGCGGCTCGGCTTCGCCGGGGACGAGTTCGGCTACGCGGTCGACTTCGGACACCCGGTCCCCACCTCGGGCCTGGGCGGCGCGCCCTCGATGTTCGCCCGTGACCCGGAGATCAAACGGGAGTGCACCTGGGCCGGCCCCGTCCTCCGCCCGTCCGCCCTGCTCTCCGACCGCTCCGGCCCCGCCGTGCGCACCCGCACCGCCGACGGCAGCTGGCACCAGTCGGTCAACGCCCTTCGCCCCTACGACAGCATGCTCGGCGAACTCGCCGACCCCCGGCTCGCCCCCGACCTGCTGCGCCTGCGCGAGCACATGCGCTCCTGGCGCTTCTACGACCACGTGCGCACCGATGCCCAGGCCCCCGCCCGCAGCGCCCGGACCGGCACCCGCACCCCCGTGCTCGGACACGACGGCGCCGACCTGGCGGCCGCGCTGCAGACGATCCGTGAAACCGGCGACCCCGGGGCGCTGGACGCCGCCGTCGACGCGGCGTTCCCCGCCAGCAGCGTGGAGATCACCAGCGAGGCAGGCCGCTTCGAGCTCTGGCTGCGCCAGCCCGGGCTGCTGCGCCCGCTCAGCGTGGCGGAGCTGTCCGACGGCACGCTGCGCTACCTCCTGTGGAGCGCGGCCCTGCTCACTCCCCGGCCGCCGGCGCTCCTGGTCCTCAACGAGCCGGAGTCCAGCCTCCACCCCGACCTGCTTCCCCCACTCGCCGACCTGATCCTCACCGCGGCCCGGGACACCCAGATCGTGGTGGTCACGCACGCGCCGGACCTGGTCGACGCCCTCACCGGGGCGGCCCCGGACCACCGGCTCGACGTCAACGCCGTCACCCTGGTCAAGGACTCACTCGGCCAGACGGACGTCGCAGGCCGCGACAGCATGCTGGACGAGCCGCTGTGGCACTGGCCCAAGCGCTGA
- a CDS encoding PQQ-binding-like beta-propeller repeat protein, which yields MSLNSNSRFRPSRRTFLLTATAGALGVGGYTGWELLRDKDVAVPPTRAPLWDFEARQTGGRLNFSLAVDGGGVFAATSSPGILALDATTGRKRWSARLGEGSWESGSVTVADGSAYLVTATGAVQAYRADDGELLWSARELGSGYSGAAAVLGSTLCVQLTRYVDDEGPGKPGALCGLDSATGRVRWTTPASGIFQPLPGRQLLFARTGELTDETHDARPVGAVNPLTGAVAWEAPASADEETIGLSPDGDTVYLLDEEHRLCAYATGTGERRWRVPAMDGVITVTEDGGTVYVCTYRGDLASYDARSGERRWRRTVAKGYSRPAVAHRDGRVFITSGDGYGFDSFFGMGGERGYVLALAADSGKELWRVNRMEPCSSPPTAVGDDVIVTHSADWWAYDARTGKPRWRLAAASSITADPYVASGVLYGLCDDGIRAARL from the coding sequence ATGTCCCTGAATTCCAACAGTCGGTTTCGCCCGTCCCGGCGGACGTTCCTCCTCACCGCGACAGCGGGCGCCCTGGGCGTCGGCGGTTACACAGGGTGGGAACTCCTCCGGGACAAGGACGTCGCCGTCCCGCCAACGCGGGCGCCGCTGTGGGACTTCGAGGCGCGGCAGACCGGTGGAAGGCTGAACTTCAGCCTGGCCGTCGACGGCGGCGGCGTCTTCGCCGCCACGAGCTCTCCCGGCATCCTCGCGCTGGACGCCACCACCGGGCGCAAGCGCTGGAGCGCACGGCTCGGTGAGGGATCGTGGGAGAGCGGTTCCGTGACGGTCGCCGACGGTTCGGCGTATCTCGTCACCGCCACCGGAGCCGTGCAGGCGTACCGCGCGGACGACGGAGAGCTTCTGTGGTCCGCCCGGGAGCTCGGCAGTGGATACTCCGGCGCGGCGGCGGTGCTCGGTTCCACTCTCTGCGTCCAGCTGACCCGGTACGTCGACGACGAGGGGCCCGGCAAACCAGGGGCGCTGTGCGGCCTGGACTCCGCCACCGGGCGCGTGCGCTGGACAACACCGGCCTCCGGCATCTTCCAGCCGCTGCCCGGCCGGCAGCTCCTCTTCGCCCGTACCGGCGAGCTCACCGACGAGACACACGACGCCCGCCCCGTGGGCGCCGTCAACCCGCTCACCGGGGCGGTGGCCTGGGAGGCCCCGGCCTCCGCCGACGAGGAGACCATCGGTCTCTCCCCTGACGGCGACACCGTCTACCTGCTGGACGAGGAGCACCGGCTCTGCGCCTACGCCACCGGCACCGGCGAGCGGCGGTGGCGGGTGCCCGCCATGGACGGCGTGATCACCGTCACCGAGGACGGCGGCACCGTCTACGTGTGCACCTATCGGGGCGACCTCGCGTCCTACGACGCCCGCAGCGGTGAGCGGCGCTGGCGCCGGACGGTGGCCAAGGGCTACAGCCGCCCCGCCGTCGCCCACCGCGACGGCCGCGTCTTCATCACCTCAGGCGACGGGTACGGCTTCGACTCCTTCTTCGGCATGGGCGGCGAGCGCGGCTACGTACTGGCCCTGGCCGCCGACAGCGGCAAGGAGCTGTGGCGTGTGAACCGCATGGAGCCCTGCTCGTCGCCCCCCACGGCCGTCGGCGACGACGTCATCGTGACCCACTCGGCGGACTGGTGGGCCTACGACGCGAGGACCGGCAAGCCCCGCTGGCGGCTGGCCGCCGCCTCCTCCATCACGGCCGACCCCTATGTCGCCTCAGGTGTCCTGTACGGGCTGTGCGATGACGGGATACGGGCCGCACGGCTGTGA